One genomic window of Stigmatopora nigra isolate UIUO_SnigA chromosome 13, RoL_Snig_1.1, whole genome shotgun sequence includes the following:
- the LOC144206423 gene encoding creatine kinase, testis isozyme-like, protein MPGKLKMKKLCPELDFPDLSLHNNYIAKYLSLDVYKTLSDRKTPYGFTIDHVIQTGVDNPGNPFNLTMGCVAGDEESYEVFKELLDPVIEDKHGGYKATDVHKSDTNPENVVGGDDLDPNYVLISRVRAGRNIRGFRLPPHCTRGERRFLEQSIVEAFGSLSGELKGKYVAVKSLSEADQKQMIENHLLFEKPVCPMLLSTGMARDWPDGRGVWHNADKSFLVWLNEEEHLKVITVEKGGNLKAAFTRFCSGIKEVESKLKEKEFEIMWNEHLGYILTCPSNVGTGLRAAVHMKLPNMSKRGEFDEVLKRLRLEKRGTDATGSQTESGILDISNADRLGFTEVQLVQMVVDGVKVLVEMEKRLEMEEGIEDLMPIQK, encoded by the exons ATGCCCGGAAAACTTAAGATGAAGAAACTTTGTCCTGAGTTGGACTTTCCAGATCTTTCCCTGCACAACAACTACATTGCCAAGTACTTATCGCTGGATGTGTACAAAACGTTGAGCGATCGGAAAACTCCTTACGGTTTCACCATTGACCACGTCATCCAGACAGGCGTGGATAATCCAG GTAACCCATTCAATTTGACTATGGGCTGCGTAGCTGGCGATGAGGAGTCATACGAGGTCTTCAAAGAGCTGCTGGACCCTGTCATTGAGGACAAACACGGAGGTTATAAGGCAACAGATGTGCATAAGAGTGACACCAACCCGGAGAATGTTGTG ggGGGCGATGACCTTGATCCCAACTACGTTTTGATTTCCCGTGTCCGAGCGGGTCGCAACATTCGAGGCTTCCGTCTTCCGCCACATTGCACCCGTGGAGAGAGGCGTTTCTTAGAGCAGTCCATTGTTGAAG CTTTTGGTTCACTAAGTGGAGAACTGAAAGGGAAATATGTGGCAGTGAAGAGCCTTTCAGAGGCTGATCAGAAGCAAATGATTGAAAACCACCTGCTGTTTGAAAAGCCAGTCTGTCCTATGCTGCTGAGCACGGGGATGGCCCGTGATTGGCCTGATGGCAGAGGCGTCTG GCACAATGCTGATAAGTCATTCTTGGTGTGGCTGAATGAGGAGGAACACCTAAAAGTCATCACCGTTGAGAAAGGTGGCAACCTGAAGGCAGCCTTTACTCGCTTCTGCAGTGGAATCAAAGAG gttgaGTCCAAGCTGAAGGAGAAAGAGTTTGAAATCATGTGGAATGAGCACTTGGGTTACATCTTGACTTGCCCATCCAATGTGGGAACTGGTCTACGTGCTGCAGTACATATGAAGTTGCCCAATATGAGCAAACGCGGTGAATTTGATGAGGTTCTCAAGAGGTTGAGGCTGGAGAAACGTGGAACTG atgCCACGGGAAGCCAAACAGAGAGTGGAATTCTTGACATCTCCAATGCTGACAGACTGGGCTTCACTGAGGTCCAACTGGTACAGATGGTAGTTGACGGAGTCAAGGTGCTGGTGGAGATGGAGAAGAGGCTTGAGATGGAAGAGGGTATTGAGGACCTAATGCCAATCCAAAAGTAG
- the LOC144206539 gene encoding creatine kinase, testis isozyme-like, with protein MEKRLEMDESIDDLMPSNIELKGLTAKDEFPDLTKHNNHMAKLLTLEMYKKLKDRTTPNGFTIDDIIQTGVDNPGHPYIMTVGCVAGDEESYEVFRDLLDLVIEDRHKGYKAKDNHKTDLNPDNLNGGDDLDPDYVLSSRVRTGRSIRGFCLPPLCSRGERRALEKVSVEALDSLSGDLQGKYYALKNMTEEEQQQLIDDHLLFDKPVSPLLLASGMARDWPDGRGIWHNESKTFLVWVNEEDHLRVISMQKDHNMKEVFTRFCRGLTEIESSIKQKGEAFMWNEHLGYILTCPSNLGTGLRAGVHVKLPKMSKHPEFEEILRRLRLQKRGTGGVDTDAVDGVFDISNADRLGFSEVQLVQMVVDGIKLLVEMEKMLEKEEPIDSLMPADRQLNVFSAKDEFPDFSQHNNHIAKFLTLELYKTLRQRCTPNGFTIDDIIQTGVDNPGHPFIKTVGCVAGDEESYKVFKDLMDPVIQDRHSGYKPRDMHKTDLDANHLRWNNDLDAKYVLSCRVRTGRSIRGFCLPPLCTRGERRAIEKLCIGALDALSGEFKGTYYALKKLTEAEQTDLINNHFLFDKPVSPLLVASGMARDWPDGRGIWHNDNKTFLVWVNEEDHLRVISMEKGGNMKDVFNRFCTGLKEIEAVIKEKGEAFMWNEHHGYILTCPSNLGTGLRAGVHVKLPKLSQHPKFQDILKKLRLQKRGTGGVDTAAVDGIFDISNTDRLGFSEVQLVQIVVDV; from the exons ATGGAGAAGAGGCTGGAAATGGATGAGTCTATCGACGACCTGATGCCCAGCAACATTGAGCTGAAGGGCTTGACGGCTAAGGACGAGTTCCCAGATCTCACAAAGCACAACAACCACATGGCCAAACTATTAACTCTGGAGATGTATAAGAAGCTGAAGGATCGCACGACCCCCAACGGCTTCACAATTGATGATATCATTCAGACAGGCGTGGATAATCCAG GCCATCCCTACATCATGACTGTTGGCTGTGTGGCTGGAGACGAAGAGTCCTATGAAGTTTTCAGGGATCTGCTGGACCTTGTGATTGAAGATAGACATAAAGGTTACAAAGCTAAAGACAATCACAAGACGGATCTCAATCCAGATAATCTCAAC GGAGGTGACGATTTAGACCCGGATTATGTTCTGAGCTCCCGAGTGAGAACAGGCCGCAGCATTCGCGGATTTTGCCTTCCGCCACTGTGCAGTCGTGGAGAGAGGCGTGCTCTTGAGAAAGTCTCTGTTGaag CCCTGGACTCGCTGAGTGGAGACTTACAGGGAAAATACTATGCCTTGAAGAACATGACTGAGGAGGAACAGCAACAGCTAATCGACGATCACCTGCTCTTCGACAAGCCAGTGTCTCCTTTGCTGCTGGCTTCAGGGATGGCCCGCGACTGGCCTGACGGAAGAGGAATATG GCACAATGAAAGCAAGACTTTCTTAGTATGGGTGAACGAGGAGGATCATCTGCGAGTCATCTCCATGCAGAAAGACCATAATATGAAGGAAGTGTTTACTCGCTTCTGTCGTGGACTCACTGAG ATCGAGTCCTCGATTAAGCAGAAAGGTGAAGCTTTTATGTGGAATGAGCATCTTGGTTACATCCTGACATGCCCATCTAACTTGGGCACCGGTCTTCGCGCCGGTGTGCATGTCAAGCTACCGAAAATGAGCAAGCATCCTGAGTTTGAGGAGATTCTCCGCAGGCTGAGGCTCCAGAAGCGTGGAACTG GTGGAGTGGACACAGACGCCGTAGATGGGGTTTTCGACATCTCCAATGCCGACAGGTTGGGTTTCTCCGAGGTTCAGTTGGTCCAGATGGTGGTCGATGGCATCAAGCTGCTGGTGGAAATGGAGAAAATGTTGGAGAAGGAAGAACCAATTGATTCCCTAATGCCAGCTGACCGCCAGCTGAATGTGTTTTCTGCTAAGGATGAGTTCCCAGATTTCAGTCAGCACAATAACCACATTGCCAAGTTCTTAACCCTGGAACTGTACAAGACTTTGAGACAGCGTTGCACCCCCAATGGCTTTACCATAGACGACATCATTCAGACTGGCGTGGATAATCCAG GTCACCCCTTTATCAAGACCGTGGGCTGTGTTGCTGGAGATGAGGAGTCGTACAAGGTCTTCAAAGACTTGATGGACCCTGTGATTCAGGACCGACATTCAGGATACAAACCGAGAGACATGCACAAGACTGACCTGGATGCAAACCATCTGAGG TGGAACAACGACCTGGACGCAAAGTACGTCCTGAGCTGCCGAGTCCGAACGGGCCGCAGTATCCGTGGCTTCTGCCTGCCGCCACTTTGTACCCGCGGTGAAAGACGAGCCATTGAAAAGCTTTGTATTGGCG CTCTGGATGCGCTTTCTGGAGAGTTTAAGGGAACCTACTATGCATTGAAAAAGCTGACAGAGGCCGAGCAGACGGATCTGATCAATAACCACTTCTTGTTTGACAAGCCAGTGTCCCCTCTGCTGGTGGCTTCGGGGATGGCCCGTGACTGGCCTGATGGTAGAGGAATCTG GcacaatgacaacaaaacatttCTGGTGTGGGTTAACGAGGAAGACCATCTCCGAGTGATTTCAATGGAGAAAGGTGGCAACATGAAGGATGTGTTTAATCGCTTCTGCACTGGGCTCAAAGAG ATTGAGGCTGTGATTAAGGAAAAAGGAGAGGCCTTTATGTGGAATGAACATCACGGCTATATTCTGACTTGCCCCTCCAACCTGGGCACGGGTCTGCGTGCCGGCGTGCACGTGAAACTTCCAAAGCTGAGCCAGCACCCCAAGTTCCAGGACATTCTTAAGAAGCTGAGGCTCCAAAAACGTGGCACTG GTGGTGTCGACACAGCTGCTGTGGATGGAATCTTTGACATCTCAAACACGGACAGACTGGGTTTCTCTGAGGTGCAGCTTGTCCAGATTGTGGTGGATG TCTGA